The Nitrososphaerales archaeon genomic interval TGCCTTGCTATCCTCTTGGCTAATTCAAGCATGCATGGTTCATTAATCACAATCTGTGCAGCACCAGTAGCATCACGCAGTGTAAGGAAAACAAGTGAGCCTATATCTCTCAGATCCTCAATCCAACCTGCAACCCTTACCTGTTGATCGATGAGTGAAGTGCTCAGCTGGTTGGCATAATGCGTGCGTCTGATGTCAAGCATTGTAGTGCATGAATTAATTTATAGGTCATATATATCCGTGTATTCATTCATATGAAACTTTAACTCAATGTGTGTGAAAATGATATCATGACAGTGAGTTTGGTACTGCATTGGCTGCATGTAAGTGCAGTAGTGTTATGGATAGGCGGGTTAGGGTTTAATCTTATGATATTGATGCCAAATCTGAAACAGATCGATCTGAGCAGTAGAAGTAAGTTGGTAAGCAAGATACTGTCAAATTTTCTGAGACTTGCATGGATAAGCATAGCTGTTATTGTAGCGACTGGTTTGTATAGGGTCGTATTTGTAAATAACATGATGACATGGACTGATTTCACAGGTTCGTTCTATGGGCTCTCATTAGTTGCAAAAATGTTCATTGTTATTGCTATGATAGTGCTAGCTGCTGTAATTACCTTCAAGTTTAAGCCCATGATAGTAAGACATGTTGCAATACATATAGAGGGTGCTCCTGTGCAGCAGTCATGCTCCGCATGTGCCTCTATGCTTAAGCGTACAAGGGGATTCATGGTGGCTGTATTTGTTATGTCCTTTGTGGTAATATTCATAGCAACTTTTCTTAGAGGAGCATAGGTAATATTCATAGCAACTTTTCTTAGAGGAGCATAGGTAATATAGTGTATAGGTAGATCTATGCAAGTAAGTTGGTAGAGAGCTTAAAGATCGAAAATCTAAAGGCCTATTACTACACAAGCACTGGGGTTGTTAAAGCCGTTGATAACGTTAGTTTTGTTTTGAATAAGGGAGAGTCTTTGGGTATTGCTGGTGAATCTGCTTGTGGCAAGAGTACTTTAGGATTAAGCATGATGCGCATGTTACAACCGCCAGGTCGGATAGTCAATGGTAAAATTGTTTTACATGGCACAGATGTTCTTTCCTTGACTGATAGGGAGTTTACTAAGAAAATAAGGTGGAAGCGCATATCTATGATATTTCAGGGAGCTATGAATGCTTTGGATCCTGTTTACACTGTCAAAGCTCAGCTCAAGGAGGCGTTAACACACCATGGATTCCCTCAGGAAAAAATCGAAGAGCGCATAAGGGAAGCGGTTAAACAGGTAGGCCTTGATCCTTCTGTGATTAAAAGGTATCCGCATGAACTAAGTGGTGGAATGAAACAACGAATAGTTATTGCTATGGCGTTAATTTTGAGACCAGAATTTGTAATAGCAGACGAGCCTACCACCGCTCTGGACGTATTAGTACAGGCTCAGATAATTAACTTACTTAAAAATTTAAAGAAGGAGGGGATAACCATCATGCTCATAACACATGATCTCGCAATAATTTCTGAGCTTGCGGATAAGATAGGTATAATGTACGCAGGTGAGATTATTGAATTTGGTAGTGCGGAACAGATCTTTAAGGAGCCGAAGCATCCGTATACACAAGCATTGATAGCAGCTATACCACGATTAAGAACCGATAAGCCGATCTCCTACATCAAAGGGAACCCCCCAAATCTATTGAACCCACCAGAGGGCTGTAGATTCTATGACAGATGTCCTCACGCTATGGATATCTGCAAGCAGAATCCCCCTGTGATAACGATTGATGATGGGTATGTTAAATGCTGGCTTTATGAAACCCAGAATAAGCAATAGATATATGAAGAGATCAAGGCGTAATGGTAAATTATGTCCTTCCCTTTTATTCGAGTTCAAAGATTAAGAAAGTGGTTTCCAGTAAAGCGTTCCTTCTCAGACGTGATGTATGGAAAGGTTAGAGATTACGTCAGAGCAGTTGATGATGTTAGCTTTGAAATAGAGAAAGGGAGTATCTTCGTTTTGGCAGGCGAATCCGGCTCTGGTAAGACTACAGTTGCGAGATTAATGCTGAGGGCAACAGAACCGGATGCTGGTAGCGTATTTTTTGACAGCATCGACGTAACAAAGCTCAATGAACGTGAATTGAAGAAGTTCAGAATAAATGCCCAGATGGTTCATCAGGATCCATACGCATCCATAGACCCTAGAATGAGAATACTTGAGGTAATTATGGAACCGCTGATTGTGCATAAGATAGGTTCGAGGAAGGAGCAGGAGGAGAGGGCTATGAAAGCGTTGGAAGAGGTTAAGCTTGAACCTGCAAGTGACATAGCGTATAGGTACCCGCATATGCTCTCTGGTGGTCAGAGGCAGAGGGTCGCTCTCGCACGTGCCTTGGTGCTCAAACCCAAGTTCATTGTTGCAGACGAACCTGTTTCGATGCTTGACATATCCGTAAGGGCAGAGATACTTGAATTGATGCAGAATCTGCAATCAAAGTACAACATGACTTATTTGTACATAACACACGACCTCTCCACTGCTAGATATGTAGGCAATGATATCGCGATAATGTACCTAGGAAAGATCGTAGAAAAAGGACCGATAGATAAAGTACTACTTAACCCTTTGCATCCATATACACAAGCGTTGATAGACGCGTTATCCGAACCTGATCCTAACAACAGGTTTGTCGAAAAGAAGGTCAGAATAAAGATTGAAACGGGGAATGAGATACGGCACGGAGGGTGTAATTTTGCACCAAGATGTCCATACGTAATGGATATTTGTAAAGCAGAACCCAAACTTGTTCAAATCGAAGATTCACATCTTGTTTCCTGTTTTCTTTATCCAAAATAATATTATTTTGCTACGGGTGCAGATGGTTTGTACTTTATCACTTGGGATACACCATTCCTTGGATATACACCGTATACCATCTGTGCTTTGGCTACTATAGCATCCTTTAATGTAACAACTATCATCTGGCTTAGCTTGGATTTCTCCACAATTATTTTGGATAACCGTTCTGTATTTAATGCATCAAGGTGGGCATCAACCTCATCAAACAGATAGAACGGAGATGGTTTCAATGATTGTAATGCAAGCAAGAAGGTCGTAGCCGCAATTGTCTTCTCGCCCCCACTCAATGAAGCAGACTCTCTTGGAGGTTTGTTTGGAAACTGTACGTTAAATGACAGTCCACTATTAAAAACATCATCTGGGTTCTCTATCTCCAACCACGCTGATCCGGTATCGCCGGTCATCATAGAAAACATGTAGCGAACATCTTTGTTTACCTTATCGAAGGCGTCCATGAATACCTTCGTCTTTTCCCTCTCAATATCTTCAATGAACCTAAGGATAGCTGTATGCTCCGACTCAAGTTCATTCTTTCTAGACGAACTTAATCTGTAGCCATCGATAACTTGAACGTATGTTTTGTCAGCGAGCTGGTTTATCGAACCGCGTAAAGTTTCATACTCTTTTATGAGTTCTGTTACAACCGCATCAACATCATACCCATCTACCGGTTCATCATAACCATGCTCAGCAAGTTCCACAGTAAGTTTTTGTTCACTAACCGTCAAATCCGATATTTCCTTTCTATTAAGTGCGATATCCTTTTCGAGATTACTTATTTCTTTAGAGAGTTTGCGTTCCTGATCAGCAACAACCTTGATCTTCGATTCATACTCTTGTAATATGGCAACAGAATTTCCCGACGTATCTATCAGCTGCTGTTCTTTGTCCCTGTAGGTCTTGAGCTCTTCTTCGATATCTTTTAGTACTTTAGTATTTGCCCTTAGGGTTCCAGCCTTTTCTTTTGCCTCTTTCTTTAATGAAATGATTTGATTGTTAATATCACTGATCCTCTTCTGCAGAGCGTCCATCTCTGCCTTTTGCGAGGAAATAATTGTAAATTGCTCACGTATTTCATTCTCCAAACGTTCAACTACCCTGTTTATTTCAACCTTCTTGAGACCTGCTTCGCTAATACCTCTGGCTATACCTTGTTCGTCAATCTCCGCGAGTTTGTTATTAATCTCCATTATTTTGGAGTTTACTTCTGCCCTTTGGGCTTCGAGCTCCTCTATCTTCTTCTTAACATCTTCGTGATAGCTCGAAACCGACACAATTCTAGCCTGAATCTCTTCAGTGCTTCTGGTCTGTCGCTGTATTGTATTCCTGACATTTTCCATCTGCGATTCTATGGCAGAAAGTGATTTGTATGCCTCTTTGTTGCTGTCCTCTACTTGTTTGAGTTTTATGATCAAGTTGTTAGCTTCCTCTCTTTTCCTTGCAATAAGCTGCCTCAACAAGTCAATGGAGTTCTTTAGGTCTTCAACGGATTCACCCAGAAGGATTGTTTTAGTAAGATCTGTAATCTTTGAATTGAGATCCAGTGTAACGGCGTTCACCTTAGGTTCAAACAACTCGCCGGCTAGTGTTACCGCCCTCCATCCTTCTCTAGATAGGTGGTAAGCAGCGCTGGTATTATCCACAAGCACCGTATCACCAAAAATGAAATCAACGAGATTAGGTGCTTGCGTTGATGTAACAAAGGTTGACAACAGACCTTTTACGCCATCGTATGCGGGCAATACCTTTTCGTTCTGCATCACCGCGATATCCAGCGGGATCATTCGCAACCTTGGAAAGTTCATTTCCTTTGCATGATCAAGCATCTTAAGCATCTTCTTCACATCTCTTATTACTAGTGCCTTCATCCAGTGAGACGCTACTGCAGTAACCGCACGCTCATACATCTTCTCCCATTTCACCAGCTGCACGAATGTGCCTATAATGCCAAATTCCTTTGCGTGCTTCAGAAGTATCGCAACTGCATAATCTTCGTTTGACAGGTTTTTTGCCATTTTTATCTTGGTCTCGTACTGCACTGCCACTGAGCCAGCTTTTTCAATCATTAACGAAGTATTTTCTATCTGCTGTTCTATCTTATGTTTAGTAGCAGAAAGTCTGTGGATCGTTTTTTCATTTGCTGAAATCTTACTCGACTCTTCATCTTTCAGCTTTTGCAACTGAATATATAGTCCCTCAAGTTTTCTTCTTTCCTCATTTAGGCTATTCACACGTTTGTTGTTTGCTTCCAACTTTTCCGTCAAGGATGCCGCACGTTCGTTATTGGCTGCAATCTGTACCATTATATGCCCCTCTATATTTTGCAATTCCTTAAGATGCGCTTCTAATCGAAGCTTTTGCTCATTTAATGCGGATTGCCTGTTGATCAATTCATTAAACACAGAATTTAGTTTATCCAATTCAGCAGCCACACCATTTCGCTCTTTTTCCTTAATGCTTAACTGTAAGTTCAATTCATCGATATTTCCCTTTATGGCATCCACATGTTTATTGATCGACTCCCTTTCCTTCATTAATGCAGGAATGAGTTGGCCGATCTGTTCAATACGTTGCTCGCTTGATGCAATGTTAGCCTTCAGCTGCTCAAACTTAATTATAGTATTAGAAATGCCAGTATCTACTTCTGCTTTTGTCTTGGAATAAACATCAACTTCCTTAAGGAATTTCTCCTTTTCCGATTCAAGTTGGGAGAGTTGTGTTTTTACATGTTCAAGTTCCATGCCCATTCTTTCAGCTTCCGTAAGGTTCTGCTCTAGCGCTATCTTTTGCGATTCAAGCCTGCCCCTAACTTCCCTCAAGGAATTGGAGATCTTTATTGCCTTAAAACGCCTCATATCTCTCTCCAGATGCTGAAACCTTAGTTGGTCATTTCTTTCGCCCTCAAGATCGTCGATGCGCTTCCTTATCTCACCCATCTTAGCCATGGCAACCTGAAGTTTCCTATCAGCCTCATCTAGTTGCTTCATTGCCTCTTCCTTCTTCTCATCGAAGTATGACAACCCAACTATGTCCTCTATAATATGCCTCCTTTCTTCCGAGTTAAGTTCAGCAACGCGCATGATCATACCTTGCTGTACGACATTAAGCCTGTTGGGTGCAGCACGAACCACATCTAACAGATCCGTTATGGTTGTCTTTGTAACCTTCCTACCATTAAGGTAGTATTCGCTTTCGCCCTGAGGAGGCATTTCACGAGTAATCGTTACAGTGTTTGAATCTATAGGTATACCCCTATCAGTATTATCAAAAGTTACACTTGCCCTTACCAGCTTGTGAATCCGACCTTCGCTCTGATCATGAAAGAGAGATTGTAACCTATCTACACGCAACGCTTTTGGGCTGTTTTCCCCAAGCGCAAATATTACAGCGTCTAATATGTTGCTCTTCCCTGAACCATTGGGTCCTGTTATACATACCACACCGGGCTCCATGTTCACAATGGTATTTTTATAACCAAAGGACTTTAATCCGTAGATCTCTACCTTCCTTATATGTACCATGGTAGGTTATTCTCCCTCAGGTAAGCATAATAAGTAATTGACAATTTCGATTGACAATGAAAACAATAATTACATAGTAATTTCTAGCTCGTATATGGCTAGAATTGCATTATTACAGTTACAACTACAGGAGAATACTGAAAAATTGATGGAGCATGTCACAAGACTGCTTAGTAACGCAGATGCAGCGGAAGCAGATATAGTATGTCTACCAGAACAGTGGTATCCTAAGAATGTTCAGAACTTCGAGCAGGAATTCAAAGTTATTATGGATATAGCCAAGGAATATGATACCACAATAATAGCAGGCGCTTTCTTGGAGACAGTAAGGAAGAACACTACGTACATTTCCTGCCCAGTCATTGGTAGCAACGGTGCCATACAGGGAAGGCAGTTCAAGATACATCCGTTCGGAGACGAACGAAGCAAGGTAAAGGCAGGTAGCAAAGTCGAGATATTTACTTCAAAGAAGTACAAGTTTGGAGTAGCCATATGTCACGATGTTGTCTTTCCAGAAGTCTCAAGGGCTATTACCCTTAAGGGAGCGGATATGATATTCTATCCTTCGCGTATAAGGGAGGATGGCATTGAACCATGGCATCTATACGTACAGGTTCGCTCACTGGAGAACAGGGTTCCAGTTGCAGCACCTAATATCTGTGGTAAGCAGTATGGAGGTAAGAGTATGATTGTTGACTTCGAGTATAACGAGAAGAATAACATTGCTCTTCCAAGGCAAGCACTTGCATCCGTGAACGAGCAGATATTGGTGATGGATATTGATGTAGAGAATGCAAGGAGGATCCGCAGGGTAAGGCTAGAGGATATTAAGACGGAACTTTACAAGACTCTCTGACCATTATCGCTCCCTCTCCCCATTTACAAATTCAATGAACGCCCTCTTAGCATCCATGTAGGACATCTGCTCAGGAGGGTGTTTGAAGCAGTACGCTGATATGCTCGTTAGAGGGCCTGCTATCGATCGGTCCAAAGCTAGTTTTGTACCACGTACGGCATCTATCATAACCCCTGCACTGTTATACGCGTCTATGACATTCAACTTTACATTAATTTCAACTGGAGTGTTACCAAAATACCTGCCCTTTAGATACACATAACATACTTTTTCATTGTCAAGAAAATGCACATAATCACTTGGTCCTATGCGCATTGGCACATCGTATGGAACCATTGCTCTTACTGCGCTTGACTTGCTCTCCCTTTTATCCTCGAGCCTTTCCTCATCAAGCATGTTATAAAAATCTGTATCACCTCCAATGTTAAGCTGATATGTTTCATCAACCTTCACGCCCCTATCAACAAGTAACTTGACCAACGTTTTGTGCAGTACGGTAGCGCCAAGCTGGCTCATCACATCATCACCAGCTACTGGTAAGTTCTTATCTGCGAATGCCTGCTGCCATTTCGTATTCGATGCTATGAATACAGGTATCGCGTTGATAAACGCGCATCCAGCCTCAAGTGCCCTCTCTGCATAAAACCTAGTCGCATTGGTGCTTCCCACAGGCAAGTAGCTTATGACTACCTCTGCTCCAGATTCCTTTAACCTCTTCGCGATATCAACAGTTGTGCTGTCAGAGACATTAACAACTTCACTTAAATGTCTCCCAACTCCGTCCAGCGCATTACCCTTCTCAACCTTGACATCCATGGGCTCAACGTCGCATATCTTTATGGTGTTATTCGGTTTGGCGAATATGGCTTCCGACAGGTCCTTCCCCACCTTGGTATCTGCTACGTCAAATGCAGCAACGAACTCCAAGTCACGTGGCTCCATACCACCCAAGTTGTATGCTGTGAGTCCGATGGTATCTTCCCTATTGGTGGAATAGTACCTAGTGCCCTGAATTAGTGCGGAAGCGCAGTTACCAATACCAACCACAGCCACCTTTACCTTCTTACCCACGCAGTTAAGCCATGTAGAGTATAAAATAATCTTTTCCATACTCAAACAATTTATATCGCTATACGATAGCAGCCACGTGAAAGAACTGAGAAGACCTATAAAGGACATTAACATCAAGAAAAGTTCTGACATTAACGATGTATTAAACCAGATGTCTAATTCTGGTGGTTTTGTTGCAAGACATATGGCTGAAGGTCTGCAAATATTATGCGATATGATTGACGATGAGAAGAGTTTCAATTTTGTTTCCTTCGTCGGCGCTGTTATATCAACAGGTCTAAGGGGAATAATAAAGGATATGATGAAAATGCAGTTGTTCGATGCCGTGATAACAACCTGTGGAGCATTAGATCATGATGTCGCTAGAACGTACTCTAACTACTATGAGGGTGATTTCAGACTCGATGACGAGATGTTGGCAAAAAAGAATATTCATAGGTTAGGCAATGTGCTACTTCCTACAAAGAGTTATGGCGCGTTAATTGAGAGCAAGGTGCAGAAGTTCCTGGCCGATAACTATAACCAAGG includes:
- a CDS encoding chromosome segregation SMC family protein, which translates into the protein MVHIRKVEIYGLKSFGYKNTIVNMEPGVVCITGPNGSGKSNILDAVIFALGENSPKALRVDRLQSLFHDQSEGRIHKLVRASVTFDNTDRGIPIDSNTVTITREMPPQGESEYYLNGRKVTKTTITDLLDVVRAAPNRLNVVQQGMIMRVAELNSEERRHIIEDIVGLSYFDEKKEEAMKQLDEADRKLQVAMAKMGEIRKRIDDLEGERNDQLRFQHLERDMRRFKAIKISNSLREVRGRLESQKIALEQNLTEAERMGMELEHVKTQLSQLESEKEKFLKEVDVYSKTKAEVDTGISNTIIKFEQLKANIASSEQRIEQIGQLIPALMKERESINKHVDAIKGNIDELNLQLSIKEKERNGVAAELDKLNSVFNELINRQSALNEQKLRLEAHLKELQNIEGHIMVQIAANNERAASLTEKLEANNKRVNSLNEERRKLEGLYIQLQKLKDEESSKISANEKTIHRLSATKHKIEQQIENTSLMIEKAGSVAVQYETKIKMAKNLSNEDYAVAILLKHAKEFGIIGTFVQLVKWEKMYERAVTAVASHWMKALVIRDVKKMLKMLDHAKEMNFPRLRMIPLDIAVMQNEKVLPAYDGVKGLLSTFVTSTQAPNLVDFIFGDTVLVDNTSAAYHLSREGWRAVTLAGELFEPKVNAVTLDLNSKITDLTKTILLGESVEDLKNSIDLLRQLIARKREEANNLIIKLKQVEDSNKEAYKSLSAIESQMENVRNTIQRQTRSTEEIQARIVSVSSYHEDVKKKIEELEAQRAEVNSKIMEINNKLAEIDEQGIARGISEAGLKKVEINRVVERLENEIREQFTIISSQKAEMDALQKRISDINNQIISLKKEAKEKAGTLRANTKVLKDIEEELKTYRDKEQQLIDTSGNSVAILQEYESKIKVVADQERKLSKEISNLEKDIALNRKEISDLTVSEQKLTVELAEHGYDEPVDGYDVDAVVTELIKEYETLRGSINQLADKTYVQVIDGYRLSSSRKNELESEHTAILRFIEDIEREKTKVFMDAFDKVNKDVRYMFSMMTGDTGSAWLEIENPDDVFNSGLSFNVQFPNKPPRESASLSGGEKTIAATTFLLALQSLKPSPFYLFDEVDAHLDALNTERLSKIIVEKSKLSQMIVVTLKDAIVAKAQMVYGVYPRNGVSQVIKYKPSAPVAK
- a CDS encoding inositol-3-phosphate synthase encodes the protein MGKKVKVAVVGIGNCASALIQGTRYYSTNREDTIGLTAYNLGGMEPRDLEFVAAFDVADTKVGKDLSEAIFAKPNNTIKICDVEPMDVKVEKGNALDGVGRHLSEVVNVSDSTTVDIAKRLKESGAEVVISYLPVGSTNATRFYAERALEAGCAFINAIPVFIASNTKWQQAFADKNLPVAGDDVMSQLGATVLHKTLVKLLVDRGVKVDETYQLNIGGDTDFYNMLDEERLEDKRESKSSAVRAMVPYDVPMRIGPSDYVHFLDNEKVCYVYLKGRYFGNTPVEINVKLNVIDAYNSAGVMIDAVRGTKLALDRSIAGPLTSISAYCFKHPPEQMSYMDAKRAFIEFVNGERER
- a CDS encoding carbon-nitrogen hydrolase family protein — translated: MARIALLQLQLQENTEKLMEHVTRLLSNADAAEADIVCLPEQWYPKNVQNFEQEFKVIMDIAKEYDTTIIAGAFLETVRKNTTYISCPVIGSNGAIQGRQFKIHPFGDERSKVKAGSKVEIFTSKKYKFGVAICHDVVFPEVSRAITLKGADMIFYPSRIREDGIEPWHLYVQVRSLENRVPVAAPNICGKQYGGKSMIVDFEYNEKNNIALPRQALASVNEQILVMDIDVENARRIRRVRLEDIKTELYKTL
- a CDS encoding ABC transporter ATP-binding protein, encoding MSFPFIRVQRLRKWFPVKRSFSDVMYGKVRDYVRAVDDVSFEIEKGSIFVLAGESGSGKTTVARLMLRATEPDAGSVFFDSIDVTKLNERELKKFRINAQMVHQDPYASIDPRMRILEVIMEPLIVHKIGSRKEQEERAMKALEEVKLEPASDIAYRYPHMLSGGQRQRVALARALVLKPKFIVADEPVSMLDISVRAEILELMQNLQSKYNMTYLYITHDLSTARYVGNDIAIMYLGKIVEKGPIDKVLLNPLHPYTQALIDALSEPDPNNRFVEKKVRIKIETGNEIRHGGCNFAPRCPYVMDICKAEPKLVQIEDSHLVSCFLYPK
- a CDS encoding CopD family protein; the protein is MTVSLVLHWLHVSAVVLWIGGLGFNLMILMPNLKQIDLSSRSKLVSKILSNFLRLAWISIAVIVATGLYRVVFVNNMMTWTDFTGSFYGLSLVAKMFIVIAMIVLAAVITFKFKPMIVRHVAIHIEGAPVQQSCSACASMLKRTRGFMVAVFVMSFVVIFIATFLRGA
- a CDS encoding ABC transporter ATP-binding protein, giving the protein MVESLKIENLKAYYYTSTGVVKAVDNVSFVLNKGESLGIAGESACGKSTLGLSMMRMLQPPGRIVNGKIVLHGTDVLSLTDREFTKKIRWKRISMIFQGAMNALDPVYTVKAQLKEALTHHGFPQEKIEERIREAVKQVGLDPSVIKRYPHELSGGMKQRIVIAMALILRPEFVIADEPTTALDVLVQAQIINLLKNLKKEGITIMLITHDLAIISELADKIGIMYAGEIIEFGSAEQIFKEPKHPYTQALIAAIPRLRTDKPISYIKGNPPNLLNPPEGCRFYDRCPHAMDICKQNPPVITIDDGYVKCWLYETQNKQ